A portion of the Sphingorhabdus pulchriflava genome contains these proteins:
- a CDS encoding I78 family peptidase inhibitor, with product MKQIVSLHLAGVLVALGACAPAADKSESTPAAETPAGQPELANACDASKLDDAVGRMLTADLQKKLQAEAKAEVVRVAPHNGAITMDYNASRLNIFVDDAKNIIRINCG from the coding sequence ATGAAGCAGATTGTGAGCTTACATCTGGCGGGTGTTTTAGTCGCGCTCGGTGCCTGTGCCCCCGCTGCAGACAAATCCGAAAGCACGCCCGCAGCAGAGACACCTGCTGGCCAGCCGGAACTCGCCAACGCGTGCGATGCAAGCAAGCTGGATGATGCTGTCGGTCGAATGCTGACGGCAGACCTGCAGAAAAAGCTGCAAGCCGAAGCAAAGGCCGAAGTTGTTCGCGTTGCGCCGCACAATGGTGCCATCACAATGGATTACAACGCGTCGCGCTTGAACATCTTTGTCGATGACGCGAAAAATATCATCCGCATCAACTGCGGCTAA
- a CDS encoding lytic transglycosylase domain-containing protein, translating to MSRMVKHLISASLLAIPASAFAANTPETTEIIWRTGIGEASNVPTAMVDPSGGNVPAALQRWRMLSQSGQYSFSEYASFLMTYPDWPNTDEMRRNAEQAINVLSWSPNQVVAYFDRLEPTTNGGRAKFALALAATGDKARAEQWGRRAWREGPLTDDDENRLFQLMAGKLTAADHDARASRLLWSNASRAAQKWLPYTSSERRPVLEAQLAHELKAPDAAAKFAAVGQAGLSDAGLLMERIAALRASGNSWAARELLANRPTLSAPPHVARDWLKVLLTNAEAAETDGQIDMAYRIASKLTDAFPAGTDITKLDLSTRDTYTSLAWLAGEAAYYKLGRPREAIEAFKLYTAGARTPQTRAKGLYWAGRAAKKAGDQQLAQQYFADAARYYDFFHGQLALEALGRPLPAVPPAPALPQLAANAVPPTYTAARMSSSFPGWRDSNSFMKALSNSAKTESDFKSLFAWSNLIGRPDLSVIAARSARIEGHDGLIRLGYPTVAVPPEHAGNWTFIHAIARQESQFDRNATSHAGARGLMQLMPGTARETSGKIALAYRPEALNSDTAYNIQLGSTYFQRMLSYYNGSYPLAVAAYNAGPGNVNKWLARNGDPRSGGIDILDWIEQIPIFETRNYVQRVLENAVMYDHLNPDKARYRNNTPLSHYLGKKSVG from the coding sequence ATGTCGCGCATGGTAAAGCACCTGATTTCCGCTTCGCTGCTGGCAATTCCAGCTTCTGCATTCGCCGCCAACACGCCCGAGACAACTGAAATTATCTGGCGTACGGGCATAGGTGAGGCCAGCAATGTGCCAACTGCCATGGTTGATCCCAGCGGCGGCAATGTTCCTGCCGCGCTGCAACGCTGGCGGATGCTGAGCCAGTCGGGCCAGTACAGCTTTTCCGAATATGCGTCGTTCCTGATGACTTATCCGGATTGGCCCAATACCGATGAAATGCGCAGAAATGCCGAACAAGCAATTAACGTGCTGAGTTGGTCACCCAATCAGGTTGTTGCCTATTTTGACCGTCTAGAGCCGACGACCAATGGCGGCCGCGCAAAATTCGCGCTCGCGCTAGCGGCAACGGGTGACAAGGCGCGTGCCGAGCAATGGGGCCGCCGTGCCTGGCGCGAAGGTCCGTTGACCGATGATGACGAAAATCGCCTGTTCCAACTGATGGCAGGTAAATTGACCGCGGCAGACCATGACGCGCGCGCCAGCCGTCTGCTCTGGTCTAATGCATCTCGTGCGGCGCAGAAATGGCTACCTTACACCTCGTCCGAACGCCGTCCGGTTCTTGAGGCGCAATTGGCGCACGAACTCAAGGCCCCCGATGCAGCAGCAAAATTCGCGGCAGTTGGTCAGGCCGGCCTGTCGGATGCCGGACTTTTGATGGAACGCATTGCGGCACTCCGCGCGTCGGGAAACAGCTGGGCTGCGCGCGAGTTGCTCGCCAACCGTCCGACATTGTCCGCACCTCCGCATGTAGCGCGCGACTGGCTGAAAGTGCTGTTGACCAATGCCGAAGCGGCGGAAACCGATGGCCAAATCGATATGGCCTATCGGATTGCATCGAAGCTGACTGATGCTTTCCCTGCAGGCACCGATATAACCAAGCTGGACCTGTCGACCCGTGACACCTATACCAGTCTGGCCTGGCTGGCGGGCGAAGCGGCCTATTACAAACTGGGTCGTCCGCGTGAAGCCATTGAGGCGTTCAAGCTCTACACTGCGGGGGCGCGCACGCCACAAACGCGCGCCAAAGGGCTGTATTGGGCTGGTCGTGCAGCGAAAAAGGCGGGCGACCAACAATTGGCCCAGCAATATTTCGCTGATGCCGCGCGCTATTATGATTTCTTCCACGGCCAATTGGCACTTGAGGCGCTGGGTCGTCCGCTGCCTGCAGTGCCGCCTGCACCGGCCTTACCGCAACTGGCCGCCAACGCAGTGCCGCCAACATATACCGCTGCCCGAATGTCTTCCTCATTCCCGGGCTGGAGAGATTCGAACAGCTTTATGAAAGCACTTTCGAATTCGGCAAAAACCGAGAGTGATTTCAAAAGCTTGTTCGCCTGGTCTAACCTGATCGGCCGCCCCGACCTGTCGGTCATCGCAGCCCGCAGCGCACGTATCGAAGGGCATGACGGCCTAATCCGCCTGGGCTATCCGACCGTCGCCGTACCGCCAGAGCACGCAGGCAACTGGACCTTCATCCACGCCATTGCTCGACAGGAAAGCCAGTTTGATCGCAACGCTACCAGTCATGCGGGCGCCCGTGGGCTGATGCAGTTGATGCCGGGAACAGCGCGCGAAACATCGGGCAAAATCGCCCTCGCCTATCGCCCTGAGGCATTGAACAGCGACACCGCCTATAACATTCAGCTGGGTTCGACCTATTTTCAGCGCATGCTGAGCTATTATAATGGCAGCTATCCGCTAGCAGTTGCGGCCTATAATGCAGGACCTGGCAATGTAAACAAATGGCTCGCCCGCAATGGCGATCCGCGCAGCGGTGGCATCGACATTCTCGACTGGATTGAGCAGATCCCAATTTTCGAAACGCGCAACTATGTGCAACGCGTTCTGGAAAATGCAGTGATGTATGACCATCTGAACCCCGACAAGGCGCGCTATCGGAACAACACGCCGCTGAGCCATTATCTGGGAAAGAAGTCGGTCGGCTGA
- a CDS encoding alpha/beta fold hydrolase, with product MQPKEHRYAAAEGELCWFEWGSPNDKPTLLFLHATGFHARCWDAVIRALPHDWHSIAIDLRGHGRSYRPESLGNWHATADDVAAFVESQISSAAIFVGHSMGGFVAARVAAIRPERAEQLLLVDPVMMTPDTYAQRPVSGDSSTDHPVARRRNKWDNADQMIAHFSTREPYTHWRPDVLADYCRFGLVPSSDGEGLELGCPPVLEASAYMGSWRSNPYEWLGEVKCKITVLRARNADRAGPMDFSISPTAPDLWQKFPNATDMHWSDLSHFIPMEQPDRLADLIGELVSSN from the coding sequence ATGCAACCCAAGGAGCATCGTTACGCAGCCGCCGAGGGGGAACTGTGCTGGTTTGAATGGGGTAGCCCCAATGACAAACCGACTTTGCTGTTCTTGCACGCGACAGGTTTTCACGCACGTTGCTGGGATGCTGTGATACGCGCATTGCCACATGATTGGCATAGCATTGCGATCGATCTGCGGGGGCACGGGCGCAGCTACCGTCCAGAGTCGCTGGGCAATTGGCATGCGACTGCTGACGATGTTGCCGCATTCGTGGAATCACAAATTTCGTCGGCTGCGATCTTTGTCGGCCATTCGATGGGCGGATTTGTTGCAGCACGCGTCGCTGCCATCCGTCCGGAAAGGGCTGAACAACTTTTACTCGTCGACCCAGTGATGATGACGCCGGATACATATGCCCAGCGTCCTGTCTCTGGCGATTCATCCACCGACCATCCGGTTGCCCGGCGCAGAAACAAATGGGACAATGCTGATCAGATGATCGCGCATTTTTCAACACGCGAACCCTATACGCATTGGCGCCCCGATGTGCTCGCCGATTATTGTCGCTTCGGACTCGTCCCGTCCAGCGATGGTGAGGGATTGGAACTAGGCTGTCCGCCGGTTCTCGAGGCGTCGGCCTATATGGGGTCTTGGCGGTCCAATCCCTATGAATGGCTTGGCGAAGTGAAGTGCAAAATAACAGTTTTGCGCGCTCGCAATGCCGATCGCGCCGGGCCCATGGATTTCTCAATCAGCCCGACTGCGCCCGATTTGTGGCAAAAATTTCCAAATGCGACCGATATGCATTGGTCCGATTTGTCGCATTTCATCCCTATGGAGCAGCCAGACAGGCTGGCGGATCTGATCGGCGAATTGGTTTCTTCTAACTGA
- the rnd gene encoding ribonuclease D has protein sequence MQIHPLITDSKQLADFCARISKSDFVAVDTEFMRENTYYPELCLIQLADENEAAAIDPKADGLDMTPLLELMTNNEDVLKVFHAGGQDIEIFYNLTGKTPHPLFDTQIAAMALGQGEQIGYSNLVDLWLGIQLDKGARFTDWSRRPLDKRQIDYAIGDVTHLADIFPKMLEKLVATGRGEWLNDEMERLADADNYRNDPETIWRRIKMQSRKADVLGRLKALGGWREREAQRKNIPRGRIMKDETIADIASHPPKAQAELPKVRGLSPAWRDNEIGARLMATLADAQPLSKDEMPDRNHNGTGGGKEGALVADLLKLLLKIRSREINVAARLITRSEELERLAAGEREGLELLKGWRFEQFGHDALDLVEGRLAFAVVNGKLRMTRTEEAAE, from the coding sequence ATGCAGATACATCCACTCATCACCGATAGCAAACAACTCGCCGATTTTTGCGCCCGGATTTCGAAGTCTGACTTCGTTGCGGTCGACACCGAGTTCATGCGCGAAAACACTTATTATCCCGAGCTTTGCCTCATCCAATTGGCCGATGAGAATGAGGCGGCGGCTATCGATCCGAAAGCAGACGGGCTCGATATGACCCCTCTTCTCGAGTTGATGACCAACAATGAAGATGTCCTCAAGGTATTCCACGCCGGCGGACAGGACATTGAAATATTCTATAATCTGACTGGCAAGACCCCGCATCCTTTGTTCGACACGCAAATTGCCGCGATGGCCTTGGGTCAGGGTGAACAGATCGGCTATTCGAATCTGGTCGACCTTTGGCTGGGCATACAGCTCGACAAAGGCGCGCGCTTTACCGACTGGTCTCGTCGACCTCTCGACAAGCGGCAAATCGATTATGCCATTGGCGATGTAACCCATCTGGCCGACATCTTCCCGAAAATGCTGGAGAAACTGGTCGCGACCGGCCGCGGCGAATGGCTGAACGATGAGATGGAACGACTGGCGGACGCAGACAATTACCGCAACGACCCCGAAACCATATGGCGCCGTATCAAGATGCAATCTCGCAAGGCCGATGTGCTGGGGCGGTTAAAGGCGCTTGGCGGATGGCGTGAGCGCGAAGCACAGCGCAAAAATATCCCCCGGGGCCGCATCATGAAGGACGAAACGATCGCCGACATTGCCTCGCATCCACCCAAGGCGCAGGCCGAATTGCCAAAGGTGCGCGGGCTTTCGCCGGCTTGGCGCGACAACGAAATCGGCGCGCGGTTGATGGCGACGCTCGCCGATGCGCAACCGCTCTCAAAAGACGAAATGCCCGACCGGAACCATAACGGAACTGGCGGCGGGAAAGAGGGCGCGCTGGTTGCCGACCTGCTCAAGCTTCTTCTCAAAATCCGTTCCCGCGAAATCAATGTCGCCGCGCGTTTGATCACACGCAGCGAAGAGCTGGAACGCTTGGCCGCTGGTGAACGTGAAGGTCTGGAACTGCTCAAGGGCTGGCGATTTGAACAATTTGGCCATGACGCGCTCGACTTGGTTGAAGGACGACTGGCGTTTGCCGTTGTGAATGGGAAACTGAGGATGACCCGAACGGAGGAAGCAGCAGAATGA
- a CDS encoding DnaA/Hda family protein, with translation MKQIALPFDELNPDRTDDCLIVTASNAVAFAALGNSASWPGHCAILVGPPRSGKSLMARYFATQGGQVIDDADRLPEEKLFHQWNAAKSAGIGLLLVSSSAPADWDISLPDLRSRLGASQLLEIGPLDDELAEQLLLKFLRDRGTSIGPEALAFVVRRIERSHVAVENLAKMANALALAEGTAITLPLVRRLMPT, from the coding sequence ATGAAACAGATTGCGCTACCCTTTGACGAACTCAATCCGGATCGAACCGACGATTGCCTGATTGTGACTGCTTCGAACGCGGTTGCCTTTGCGGCCTTGGGGAATAGTGCGAGTTGGCCTGGACATTGCGCAATTCTAGTTGGCCCGCCGCGTTCCGGCAAAAGCCTGATGGCGCGTTATTTCGCGACGCAAGGTGGGCAGGTGATCGACGATGCCGACCGCTTGCCTGAAGAAAAGCTATTCCATCAGTGGAATGCTGCGAAAAGTGCGGGGATTGGCCTTTTGCTGGTTTCAAGTTCAGCGCCAGCGGATTGGGACATTTCCCTGCCTGACCTGCGGTCGCGGCTTGGCGCATCGCAATTGCTCGAAATTGGTCCGCTCGATGATGAACTGGCCGAACAATTGCTGCTCAAATTTCTGCGTGATCGGGGAACCTCGATCGGACCCGAAGCCCTGGCTTTTGTCGTTCGACGGATTGAACGCAGCCATGTCGCGGTCGAAAATCTCGCAAAAATGGCTAACGCGCTGGCCCTCGCCGAGGGAACGGCGATTACCCTGCCTCTGGTCCGCAGATTGATGCCGACTTAG
- a CDS encoding heavy-metal-associated domain-containing protein, whose amino-acid sequence MRVRVSKSLWKYALAVPLLVGSGVLVHAQIEGPKRGIPPIASNGDFEVTNVMVNTTGKNAEEARRAGWEEAQRKAWSMLWAKTHGGTGSTLADGTLDGIVSAIIVEEEQIGPRRYIAKLGVSFDRARAGQLLGVKGVGRKSAPLLVIPVMYSNGAPYVFERQTPWQAAWAKFRTADSMVDYVRPFGGGGESLLLNAGQMDRRSRTWWRVILDQFGAADVVYPLVRLERQYPGGPVIGKFAARYGPENRFLGSFTLRAQNAEGIPVMMAEGVRKMDELLQQAFAAGRLRAEASLLLEEIDEEDLEELEEEAEEAAEEETDPLAAAVDSVSGRAEGEQGTRQNPATPAQQITVNVQVSTPSPESVDRAEASLRGIPGVRSVVTSSLALGGTSVMRVSYQGDPAALTAALQARGFK is encoded by the coding sequence ATGAGGGTTCGGGTTTCAAAGTCTCTGTGGAAATATGCGCTGGCAGTGCCGCTTTTGGTCGGCAGCGGCGTACTTGTTCACGCGCAAATCGAAGGGCCAAAGCGCGGAATTCCTCCGATTGCCAGCAATGGTGACTTTGAAGTTACCAATGTCATGGTCAACACCACGGGCAAAAATGCCGAAGAGGCGCGTCGCGCAGGATGGGAAGAAGCACAGCGTAAGGCATGGAGCATGTTGTGGGCCAAGACCCATGGCGGGACTGGATCAACGCTTGCCGATGGCACACTCGATGGCATTGTTTCCGCCATCATCGTAGAGGAAGAACAGATCGGCCCGCGACGCTATATTGCTAAACTGGGTGTTTCCTTCGATCGTGCGCGTGCCGGACAATTGCTTGGCGTCAAAGGCGTTGGCCGCAAGTCTGCACCTTTGCTGGTGATACCGGTGATGTACAGCAACGGCGCGCCTTATGTTTTTGAGCGGCAAACGCCCTGGCAGGCCGCATGGGCCAAATTCCGCACGGCAGACAGTATGGTCGACTATGTTCGTCCATTTGGAGGGGGCGGAGAATCGCTACTGCTTAATGCTGGCCAAATGGACAGACGCAGCCGCACCTGGTGGCGCGTAATCCTCGATCAGTTCGGTGCCGCCGATGTAGTCTATCCGTTGGTTCGACTCGAGCGGCAATATCCGGGCGGCCCTGTCATCGGCAAATTTGCTGCCCGATACGGCCCCGAAAACCGCTTTCTTGGCAGCTTCACCCTGCGCGCTCAAAATGCGGAAGGCATACCGGTCATGATGGCTGAGGGCGTTCGCAAGATGGATGAGTTGCTGCAGCAAGCCTTTGCGGCTGGCCGTCTCCGCGCAGAAGCTTCGCTTTTGCTTGAAGAGATCGACGAAGAGGATCTGGAAGAACTCGAAGAAGAGGCTGAAGAAGCCGCCGAAGAAGAGACAGATCCCTTGGCGGCTGCGGTCGATTCGGTGTCTGGACGCGCTGAGGGTGAGCAGGGAACTCGTCAGAATCCCGCGACACCAGCGCAGCAAATAACCGTCAATGTTCAAGTCAGCACCCCCTCGCCAGAGTCGGTTGATCGTGCCGAGGCGTCACTTCGCGGCATTCCGGGCGTGCGTTCGGTCGTGACATCCAGCCTCGCACTTGGCGGAACCTCTGTGATGCGCGTCAGCTATCAGGGCGATCCAGCTGCGCTTACCGCTGCATTGCAGGCGCGTGGTTTCAAATAA
- the aspS gene encoding aspartate--tRNA ligase: MHAYRTHKCAELRASHVGETVRLSGWVHRKRDHGGVLFVDLRDHYGMTQIVADSDSPALPVLESLRLESVVTIDGEVKARSEATVNANLPTGTIEVFARSATVLSRADELPLPVAGEQEYPEEIRLKYRFLDLRRETLHANIVKRTQIIRETRRRMEDIGFTEYSTPILTASSPEGARDFLVPSRIHAGKFFALPQAPQQYKQLLMVAGFDRYFQIAPCFRDEDPRADRLPGEFYQLDLEMSFVTQEEVWETMEPVMAGIFETFAEGRKVTPAGEFPRIPYAKAMLDYGTDKPDLRNPLIIRDVTAEFQQSGFGLFEKIVGTGGVVRLIPAPETAGLSRKFFDDMNEWARSEGHAGLGYATRKDGVFGGPIAKNHGEDKMAALWDSLGLGPNDGAFFAAGKEEQAAKLAGAARTRIGEQLDVVEKDAFRFCWIIDFPFYEWSEEEKKVDFAHNPFSMPQGGLEALETQDPLTIKAYQYDMVCNGYELASGSIRNQHPDLMVKAFELTGLTQADVEERFGGMYRAFQFGAPPHGGMAAGVDRMVMLLCGVQNLREITLFPMNQRAEDLLMGAPSPAMVKQLRELHIRVVEPPKV; encoded by the coding sequence ATGCACGCTTATCGTACGCACAAATGCGCAGAACTCCGCGCTTCCCATGTTGGCGAAACCGTCCGTCTGTCGGGCTGGGTTCATCGCAAGCGCGACCATGGGGGCGTCCTTTTCGTCGACTTACGCGACCATTATGGCATGACCCAGATCGTCGCGGACAGCGACAGTCCCGCTCTTCCTGTGCTTGAAAGTCTAAGGCTGGAGAGCGTCGTGACCATCGATGGCGAAGTGAAGGCTCGCAGCGAAGCAACGGTGAACGCCAATCTGCCGACAGGTACAATCGAAGTTTTTGCTCGCTCTGCAACCGTGCTGAGCCGCGCTGACGAACTGCCGCTGCCTGTCGCAGGCGAGCAGGAATATCCGGAGGAAATCCGTCTCAAATACCGCTTCCTCGATCTGCGCCGCGAAACGCTGCACGCCAACATCGTTAAGCGTACACAGATTATCCGCGAAACGCGGCGCCGGATGGAAGATATCGGCTTTACCGAATATTCGACGCCGATCCTGACCGCGTCTTCACCCGAAGGTGCGCGCGACTTCCTGGTGCCGAGCCGTATCCATGCAGGAAAGTTTTTCGCGCTTCCGCAGGCGCCGCAGCAGTACAAGCAATTGCTGATGGTCGCTGGTTTCGACCGCTATTTCCAGATCGCACCCTGCTTCCGCGATGAAGACCCGCGTGCTGACCGTTTGCCGGGTGAATTCTATCAGCTCGACCTCGAAATGAGCTTTGTCACGCAGGAAGAGGTTTGGGAGACGATGGAGCCGGTCATGGCAGGCATCTTCGAAACCTTTGCCGAAGGCCGAAAGGTTACCCCGGCGGGCGAATTCCCCCGCATTCCTTACGCAAAGGCCATGCTTGATTACGGCACCGACAAGCCCGATCTTCGCAACCCGCTGATCATTCGTGATGTGACAGCTGAATTCCAGCAGTCCGGTTTCGGCCTGTTCGAAAAGATCGTCGGCACTGGCGGCGTCGTTCGCCTTATCCCCGCACCAGAAACGGCTGGCCTCAGCCGCAAGTTCTTCGACGACATGAACGAATGGGCACGCAGCGAAGGCCATGCAGGTCTGGGTTATGCGACCCGAAAGGATGGCGTCTTTGGTGGTCCGATTGCCAAGAACCATGGCGAAGACAAAATGGCGGCGCTGTGGGATTCGCTTGGACTTGGTCCAAATGATGGTGCATTTTTTGCTGCCGGCAAGGAAGAACAGGCTGCCAAGCTGGCTGGTGCCGCGCGTACGCGCATTGGCGAGCAGTTGGATGTCGTCGAGAAGGACGCCTTCCGCTTCTGCTGGATCATCGACTTCCCCTTCTATGAATGGAGCGAGGAAGAGAAAAAGGTCGATTTTGCACACAACCCCTTCTCGATGCCGCAAGGCGGGCTGGAGGCGCTCGAAACACAGGATCCGCTCACCATCAAGGCCTATCAATATGATATGGTCTGCAACGGCTATGAGCTGGCTTCGGGTTCGATCCGGAACCAGCATCCCGACCTGATGGTCAAGGCGTTCGAGCTGACCGGTTTGACGCAAGCCGATGTGGAGGAGCGTTTCGGTGGTATGTACCGCGCGTTCCAGTTTGGCGCGCCGCCGCATGGGGGTATGGCCGCAGGTGTCGACCGGATGGTGATGCTGCTTTGCGGAGTGCAGAACCTGCGCGAGATCACGCTATTCCCGATGAACCAGCGCGCCGAAGATCTGCTGATGGGCGCTCCGTCGCCCGCCATGGTCAAACAGCTACGCGAACTGCATATCCGCGTCGTGGAACCGCCAAAAGTCTGA
- a CDS encoding polyphosphate kinase 2 family protein — protein MAIDLSEYESGKKYSGNYDKDLAALQKRLADLQALHIIHDCKTLIIVEGWDAAGKGGAIKRLTANWDPRYFEVYPISAPSAEEKERHFLWRFWQKLPRACEIAILDRSHYGRVLVERVEGFCSEADWQRGYDEINEFEARQHEIGTNIIKMFLHVTQKRQDKVLKERLEDPAKRWKVTAEDFRNREKREEYLAAMHDMFAKTDTRWAPWKVFDGNNQKAARIAVLNYIADELAARIPGDYPELASDISELAEAAFGNQAGEG, from the coding sequence ATGGCCATCGACCTTTCCGAATATGAATCGGGCAAAAAATATTCTGGGAATTATGACAAGGATCTGGCGGCGCTGCAGAAGCGATTGGCGGATTTGCAAGCCTTGCATATCATCCATGACTGCAAGACCCTGATCATTGTCGAAGGCTGGGATGCTGCCGGCAAGGGAGGGGCCATAAAGCGCCTGACCGCCAATTGGGATCCGCGCTATTTTGAAGTCTATCCGATTAGTGCGCCGTCGGCTGAGGAGAAGGAACGGCATTTCCTGTGGCGCTTTTGGCAAAAACTTCCGCGCGCCTGTGAAATCGCCATTCTGGACCGCAGCCATTATGGCCGCGTATTGGTCGAACGCGTCGAAGGTTTCTGCTCCGAAGCCGATTGGCAGCGCGGCTATGATGAAATCAATGAGTTCGAGGCGCGCCAGCACGAAATTGGTACCAACATCATCAAGATGTTTTTGCATGTTACGCAAAAGCGGCAGGATAAGGTTCTAAAAGAACGGCTTGAAGACCCGGCCAAGCGCTGGAAGGTCACCGCAGAGGATTTCCGAAACCGCGAAAAGCGTGAAGAATATCTGGCGGCTATGCATGACATGTTCGCCAAAACCGACACGCGCTGGGCGCCCTGGAAGGTTTTTGATGGGAACAACCAGAAAGCGGCGCGTATCGCAGTATTAAACTACATCGCCGATGAACTGGCCGCGCGAATACCTGGTGACTATCCAGAACTGGCTTCAGATATATCCGAACTGGCTGAAGCGGCGTTCGGCAATCAGGCGGGTGAGGGATAG
- the greB gene encoding transcription elongation factor GreB, giving the protein MSISERTNPITPSGFSALRAEYERLFADERPKVVEIVSWAAGNGDRSENGDYIYGRQRLREIDRKLGRLSKQMKFAKVIDPAHQDDRSRVYFGATVTLADEDDNQRSVTIVGDDEADATSNRIGWNSPLARALRGSQIGDLRTVQLPGGPKEWEIVGIDYPSPA; this is encoded by the coding sequence ATGTCAATTAGCGAGCGAACCAACCCGATTACCCCGTCGGGCTTTTCGGCGTTGCGAGCCGAATATGAGCGACTGTTCGCTGACGAACGCCCGAAGGTGGTGGAAATCGTCAGCTGGGCAGCCGGCAACGGCGATCGCAGCGAAAATGGCGACTATATCTATGGCCGCCAGCGCCTGCGCGAGATTGACCGGAAACTGGGTCGACTATCCAAGCAGATGAAATTTGCGAAGGTCATCGACCCCGCGCACCAAGATGATCGCAGCCGCGTCTATTTTGGCGCAACGGTAACATTGGCGGACGAGGACGATAATCAGCGCAGCGTCACGATTGTCGGCGACGACGAGGCAGACGCTACTTCGAACCGGATCGGATGGAACTCACCTTTAGCGAGGGCATTGCGTGGCTCTCAAATTGGTGATTTACGAACCGTCCAGTTGCCCGGCGGGCCAAAGGAATGGGAAATAGTAGGGATCGACTATCCCTCACCCGCCTGA